GGGATTTTGACAATTCGTCCATGACAGTGTTTCTCCTTCAAAAAGCTTTTCACTTCTGGAGAAAGCAATTACCGTGCCAAAAACGATTTTTTTAAAGATTTAATAGAATTACTTCTGAGCTGATCTAATTTTTTCCCATTTATCAATCATTTTCAAAGCCATAGGAGCCGCGTCCTTACCAAACTCTCCTAGTCGCAAATACACAATAACCACAATATCTGGATTTTGAAGCTCTTCATCTTTAAACCCTACAGCACCAAACCAAACATGCTTCATCTTCATTAACCCATGCTCCCGATCTAATCCTGTTCTAACTAAAGATTCTGCCGTACTGGTTTTTCCTATCACCCTAAGAAGAAAATCTTTAGGGAAAAGACCCCTCACTGATCTTGCGGTGCCATACTTCCCCCAAATAACATTTTGCATCCCCTTCTTGAATAAAACAGCAAGTTCATCAGGCATAAAAATTTCTCTTCTAACAAAGCTTCTTGCAGGAATGTACGCACCCCCATCCCATTCTCCCATCAACAAGTGCGGGACAAATAATTTTCCTCCGTTTACAAGAGACGCCATCATCACAGCTGTCTGCAAAGGAGTAACTGTCAACGTGTGCTGACCTATGGCCATTGCGTACAATCCTGACCGATTATAAGAAGTATCTCTGGGAATATATCCGGCAAATTCCCCAGGCAAATCTAAACCTGAAGATTCGCCAAAACCGAACAAGCTCGCTGCTGCACATAAATCTTCAGGGTCTTCCAAAAAATCCCCTACCATGAGAGAAAAATAGGGGTTACTAGACATTTCTAAAGCTTTAATCAAATCCATAGAACCTCGTCCAGAATAATCGTTGCCAGGAAGAACTCCTCCTCGATAAAAATTGGGAACAGGAGAACCGTCAGGGAAAAAACCTATGTGAGATTTTTTAGCCCGAAATCCTTCACTATTCTTATCTACTAAAATCAATAGCCTTGTTAAATCTTGTTGATCAGACACCCCTTCAAGAACTCTTTGAAAGAGAACAGAATAAGCAGAAACCAATTTGAATATAGACCCCAGAGTAGTTGCCTGTCTAAACGCATGCGACCTCAAATATCCAAAACCGTATGTCGGATAACATAGAGCAAATAGATCTTGCTCCGTAGGTTCTTTATTCTTGAGAAGAGAAACTGGGTATTTTCCCAACAAAGGTCTGCGAAGATCTGAAAAAGAGCGAAAAGCAGCTAAAAAAAGTCCAATATCCTCTGAGGAAATATCACTCAAACAATTTTTCAAAAAGAGATAGTGATCTCGCCAAGGCAAAGCCATGTGCGCCCCCTTTTCTAGCTCTTCCCTCCATGCTCCCATAGCAAGAACAAATGGCTCGATCTCCGAAGAAATGTTCTTCTGCTCTCCTGTCAACAAAAACAGCATCAACCTTGTCATATGCTGATCGACAAACTTTTGAAACAAAAGCCTCTTCTCCACGTCTAAGTAATCAATATAAGGTGTGGGGAACCTTTGTTTTCTTACTCGTTCTTGCTCTCTCTTTTGAACAAGCAATGCAGAAAAATTCTTGCATCGCCATTCTCTAAAATGCGTTTCTACAAAAACATCCTCCATTAGCTTTTCAAAAGCACTCTTGAGCGCTATGTACCTTCCCTCCATCTCTGAAAAAGAAAATAGAGACACCCTTTGTAAACATTCTTGAGAAATTCCTGCGAATCTTTTGGGCTCTACACACAACCGAAACAAATCAGCTAAAAGAATCTTGTCGTAATTAGCTGACAGCTCTTTGAAAAATGGTGCTAAAGAATCCTTTAGCTCCTCTATTTTCTCCCTATTATCCAAAAGGCAATTTTTAAGATCCTTTTGATCAGAAAGAGAAACCACTTCACCAGATAAGACGTTCCCTTCTTCTTCCGTGTATATGGCATCGAAAACAGCCGAAGCTGAATGTAATCCACTTTCGGAAAAGATACTCATAAGCGCTTCTATAAAGAATTGGATATCGATAGCTCGCTCGATAGTGGCATTATCACAAAAAACTTTCTTTACTAAAGAAGCTTCGGGAAGAATAAAATCTAAGTAATATCTTAGAGAAAGAAAAGTTTCCTCAAAGTATTGCTCATTTTTCAGAACATCTCTACGCTCCCTTTGAAGAGAGGTTTTGAAATCTCTAAGCTCTGAAATATGCAAAGAATTTTCTAACCATCGACATACAGACGATTTCATTTCTTCTCCTTCAATATCTGAAGAAGATCGTAGATTTATAAAATCATTTAAGTCACATCGAGGAGATGAAGCCATAGCTAAAATTTCCCCGCTGTTGGGATCAAGAGCCACAATAGCTCCTCCTTTTATCCAAGGAAATAACGGGGGGAGTTTTTTTTGTTTCCTCAAAGAACTTACTGATCGCAACATCTCGTTGCGCTCATGTTCTAGCAATAATTCATCTGCAAATGCTTGCAATTCAGAAGAAATAGTCAAAGTTAATTTCTTGCCTGGAACCGTTTCGCAACTTTCTTGGGGAAGCTCACGAATAAAATTTCCTCTACGATCGACAAGATAAGCCTTTTTCCCATATGAACCTCTTAATTTTGAATCATAAAAGGCCTCTATACCCATCTTCCCGACCAGAGCGTTGACGTCATAAGCATTCCCCTCCAACTGACGAAGTTTAGAAGCCACTTCATCCACACTTGAACATCCCTTTGGAAATGCAGGCTCCTCTCCGTCCTCATACGCACGAAGGCATTCACGCAACTTTGCTAATTCCTCTGTTATATGCCTATATTCCGAAGAACTAATAGGACCTATATATCCTATTAAATCTGCGGCAGTCTTCCCTAACGGGTAATGTCTAGAAGCCACCCTCTCAGCATGTAGCCCCGGCCAATCTTTTTCTAACATCTTAAATCGCAAGTAGGAGCGTTCCGAAATATTGGACTTGATTAGAAATGGGATATTCCCCAAAACAGAAGCTTTCGAGTGAATGAGATCTTCTATATGCTCTCTATCAAGGTGCAGCTCATCTGCTAGTAGAGCTGCCAGCCTAGTTATGTATTCCTTTCTAACAGGAATTCGCACTTTTTTCCCTTTGGAATCTAAGCGCCAAGCACCTATAGGGAGCTCCTTAATTCCACCATAAGAAACGCTCACGTTGTATTGCACTTTATTAGTAGCTAAAACTGTTCCAAACCGATCACATACAGTTGCTCTATCAGCTTGAAGAGGAAGCACTCTTTTTTGAGGCTTATAAGCTTCCTCAGTCTTCACATCATGCTCAACTACAGCAAGATGCCACAAACGGAATACTATGACAGCAAATACTATCAATATTCCCGAAAGTAATCTGTTAGCTTTTTCTGAAACAGATGGTGATGGCCTACTTCGCCGCTTCATAATTTGTACAAACGCATTTCATGCACAGTAATAAAAGCCCTAAATTTATTCATTTCTAAAATTTTTTATTAACAAAAAGCAGAAGTGCAAAAAAAAATTCCCATTCTTCGCTGTCAAACCTATAAAGGTTTGACAGCGAGAACTTTACAAAAGATTTCGAGATAAAAACCAGAAAAAAAACGATCGAAAATTCCAAAAAAATTCGACAGGATTTTCAAAAAAAACCAAATAATTTTGGCGTCACATCTTTACTATAAAGAGAAAAGTTTGCTATGTTTGCGACTAATACGCTTGGTGTTCATGCGATAAGGTTGTTATTCCCTCCGAAACGAACGTACGGGGATGATTTTCAACTAGATCGACGATTTCTCGGCATACTACCGAAACGCATTAGCCGGAGCAAAACAAGAATAGCGAGCATCGAACAACGAAATATTAGCAAAAATCTTCAGAGGTAAGTATGAAAAAACTCTTCAAGTCGGTATTGTTTGCCGCAGTCTTGGGCTCCGGCGCCACCTCCCTCGGTTTGCCTGTAGGGAACCCTGGTGAACCCAGCCTATTAATAGATGGAGTATTATGGGAAGGAGCTAGCGGAGATCCTTGCGACCCTTGCTCCACTTGGTGCGACGCTCTCTCTTTACGCGCGGGCTTCTTCGGCGACTACGTCTTCAATAGACTCCTTAAAACCGATGTGCCTGCCCAATTCCAAGGAATGGCTGCTATGGTGTCTGGGGGCACTGTTTCTAATGCTACTACTCCCGTCTCCAGAGCAAATATAGCTACACACAAAAATATGACGCAGTCCGAGCTCTATACCAATGCAGGCTACCTCGCTCTCAATATCTGGGATCGTTTTGATGTCTTCTGTACCCTGGGCACCACTAATGCCTACATCAAAGGCTCTTCAGCTGCTTTTAACCTTATTGGACTCATAGGGAAAGCTGCTGATCCCGGCAATGCTCTTGATGCCAGCAAAACTAGGCCTAATGCAAACATTGCTAATGCTTTTGTAGAGCTCTACACAGATGCTGAATTCTCTTGGAGTATCGGCGCTAGAGGCGCTCTCTGGGAGTGCGGGTGTGCTACTTTAGGGGCGGAATTCCAATATGCTCAAGCCAAACCCGAAATCTCCCAGATCAATGTCGTCTCTAACGTCGCTCAGTTCTCTATCGCTCATCCCAAAGGTTTCATCGGAGAAGACGCTAAACTTCCCCTTCCCTACCTGACTACAGAAAAATCTCCAGACATGAGTAAAACAAAATCTTTATCAGCAAATTATAACGAATGGCAAATAGGACTGGCTCTAGCTTATAGACTTAACTTCATCTCGCCTTATGTCGGTATCAAGTGGTCCAGAGCTAAAATCGACTTCGATGGCGCTTATATCGCCCAACCTCAACTAACAGAAGCTGAGGAAAAATTAGACATGCAGACTTGGAATCCTACTCTCTTTGGAACAAAGGCAACTGGAGCTGCTGACGAAGATGTATTAACTCAAGTATCCGTCACCTTGAATAAATTGAAGTCTAGAAAGTCTACAGGATTCGTCACCGGAGCTACTTTAATTGATGCTGATAAGTTTGCAGTAACTGTTGAAGGACGCTTCATAGATGAAAAAGCCGTACACGTTAACGGCCAATTCCGCTTCTAGTTTAATTTAGAAGTTATCGAAGGTTTTTGTTATCGGAATCAGGGTTCCCCTGATTCCGATTTCTTTTTAATTGCATTTTCTCTCAACTACATCTTGTCAAAAAACTCTAAATTAGATAAACTTCCCCTCTTGTCTGCGCCCGTAGCTCAATGGTAGAGCTGTAGCCTTCCAAGCTACCGGTGTCAGTTCGATTCTGATCGGGCGCTATTCTAAACTGCCAAGGCTGAAATCCCGGACTTCTTTTTGGGATGCCCTGTTAACATATTTTTACAAATAGAGGAACAAAGCTTGGAATCACAAAATCTTCCTATCACAATTAAAGAGCTCATTGAAGCCGGCGCTCATTTCGGGCACCAAAAAAGGCGCTGGAACCCCAAGATGAAGCGGTTCATTTTTGAGGAAAGGAATGGGCTGTACATAATCAATTTGGCAAAAACTTTACAAAAGATTCGCGAAGCTGTTCCTTGTGTAAAGAAAGTTGTTGGAGAGCATAAGTCTATACTTTTTGTTGGAACAAAGAAGCAAGCTAAGGGTGTCGTTCGTGAGGCTGCTGAGGCGTCGGGAGAGTTTTACGTTTGTGAAAGATGGTTGGGCGGAATGTTGACCAATATGAGCACTATTCGCCAATCTGTAAAAACCTTAGAAAAAACAGAACACGAGTTAGTCGCTGGCCAAGATTACCTAACCAAAAAGGAGTTGTCTTTGCTGGCGAAGAAAAGGGCTAAGTTGGACAGAAACCTTTCTGGCGTCCGGTTTATGAAGCAACTCCCTGGACTATTGGTTGTTGTTGATCCTAGTTACGAAAGGATTGCCGTGGCTGAAGCGAAAAAATTGGGCATTCCTGTTTTGGCGCTAGTAGATACCAACTGTGATCCCACGCCCATTGATCATATTATTCCTTGTAATGATGACTCCTTAAAGAGCATAAAGCTGGTTGTGAACGTGGTCAGAGATGCGGTTGTGGCTGAAAAAACCCGACTGGGCATAGCTATTTCCCCACCAGAAGAGTCTTTAGCGGCTTCTAATATTTCTAGCGCGCATTCCTCAACTGCAGAGCAGATGTTATCTATGAAATTTGATGATGGGGGTCGAGAGAATGAAAGCTAATACTTCTATGGAGGACATTAAGACTCTCAGAGCTCAAACTGGGGTTGGTCTTACGAAATGTAAGGAGGCGTTAGAAGCGTCTGAAGGCGATCTTGAGAAAGCTGTCCTTTACTTACGAAAGTTGGGGTTGGCTTCCGCTGGAAAGAAGGAAAGCAGAGAAACTAAAGAAGGGCTAATTGGTGCTTGGGCCGATGGCAAGGGCTTTTCTCTTATCGAAGTTAATGTGGAAACTGATTTCGTCGCTAGCAATGACGTCTTTAAAGGCTTTGTGAAGAATTTAGTCGGGGCTCTGCACGCCTTCGCTAGTGATGACTTGGAAAAGTTTTTGGCTCTTCCCTATCCCGAAGACCCTTCTGTAACTGTTGACCAACAAAGAGCTGTTGTAATGCAGACGGTTGGGGAAAATATTCGAATTAATAAGATTGCTTTCCGCTCTTCGGGCAAAAACGGCAAAGAGAGTTGTGGTATTTATTCTCATGGGAATGGAAAAAATGTTGCCGTGGTCGTCATAGAGGGTTGTGACAAATGTGACGCTTTGGCGAAAGATATTGCCATGCACGTGGTAGCTTCTTCTCCAGACTATATATGTAAAGAGGATATTCCTTCTGAGATTATTGAGAGAGAGAAAGAGGTAATAATTTCTCAAATTCAAGGGAAGCCTCAATCTGTTGTCGATAAGATTGTCGAAGGAAAGCTATCTAGTTTTTACAAAGAAGTTTGTCTTCTAGAGCAACCTTTCGTAAAAGACCCAGACAAAACCGTGGGGCAATTGCTTGAAGAGCAAGGAAAAGCTAATGGAGTCTCTTTAACGTTGACTTATTTTTCAAACTGGAAAATAGGAGCTTAAATAATGTCTTCTCTGCCAAAACGAGTCCTTTTCAAGATTTCTGGGGAATCTTTAGCAAAAGAATCTGGGGGTGGTTTAGATGAGGTTCGCTTGTCCGCTATGGTTGGAGAACTTCGTCGAGTAAAGAATCTTGGGGTCCAGACTATCGTTGTTATCGGCGGAGGCAACATTCTCAGAGGGCTAGAAAAGGAAAAAGAACTACAAATCAACAGAGTTTCTGCCGATCAGATGGGCATGTTAGCTACTTTGATCAACGGGATGGCTTTGGCTGATGCTTTGAAGGCTGAGGGTATCTCCTGCTTACTTACTTCTACACTTTCTTGTCCTCAAGTCGCAGACTTATACAACCCAGAGAAAGCATTGGATGCTCTAACCAGTGAAAAGATAGTTATTTGCACGACCGGAGCCGGGACTCCCTATTTAACAACGGATACGGCAGCTGCCTTAAGGGCTTGCGAACTCAGGGTAGATCTACTCTTGAAAGCTACTATGCATGTGGATGGGGTGTACGATAAGGATCCGAGAAAGTTTGACGATGCTATTAGGTACGATAGGATTTCTTATCGGGAGTTTTTGACGAAACAATTAGGAGCTATGGATGCTTCAGCAGTGACTCTTTGCAGGGACGGTAATGTTCCTATCCGGGTTTTTTGTTTAAGCAGATATTCCCTAGAGAACGCT
This sequence is a window from Chlamydiifrater volucris. Protein-coding genes within it:
- a CDS encoding penicillin-binding transpeptidase domain-containing protein, whose translation is MKRRSRPSPSVSEKANRLLSGILIVFAVIVFRLWHLAVVEHDVKTEEAYKPQKRVLPLQADRATVCDRFGTVLATNKVQYNVSVSYGGIKELPIGAWRLDSKGKKVRIPVRKEYITRLAALLADELHLDREHIEDLIHSKASVLGNIPFLIKSNISERSYLRFKMLEKDWPGLHAERVASRHYPLGKTAADLIGYIGPISSSEYRHITEELAKLRECLRAYEDGEEPAFPKGCSSVDEVASKLRQLEGNAYDVNALVGKMGIEAFYDSKLRGSYGKKAYLVDRRGNFIRELPQESCETVPGKKLTLTISSELQAFADELLLEHERNEMLRSVSSLRKQKKLPPLFPWIKGGAIVALDPNSGEILAMASSPRCDLNDFINLRSSSDIEGEEMKSSVCRWLENSLHISELRDFKTSLQRERRDVLKNEQYFEETFLSLRYYLDFILPEASLVKKVFCDNATIERAIDIQFFIEALMSIFSESGLHSASAVFDAIYTEEEGNVLSGEVVSLSDQKDLKNCLLDNREKIEELKDSLAPFFKELSANYDKILLADLFRLCVEPKRFAGISQECLQRVSLFSFSEMEGRYIALKSAFEKLMEDVFVETHFREWRCKNFSALLVQKREQERVRKQRFPTPYIDYLDVEKRLLFQKFVDQHMTRLMLFLLTGEQKNISSEIEPFVLAMGAWREELEKGAHMALPWRDHYLFLKNCLSDISSEDIGLFLAAFRSFSDLRRPLLGKYPVSLLKNKEPTEQDLFALCYPTYGFGYLRSHAFRQATTLGSIFKLVSAYSVLFQRVLEGVSDQQDLTRLLILVDKNSEGFRAKKSHIGFFPDGSPVPNFYRGGVLPGNDYSGRGSMDLIKALEMSSNPYFSLMVGDFLEDPEDLCAAASLFGFGESSGLDLPGEFAGYIPRDTSYNRSGLYAMAIGQHTLTVTPLQTAVMMASLVNGGKLFVPHLLMGEWDGGAYIPARSFVRREIFMPDELAVLFKKGMQNVIWGKYGTARSVRGLFPKDFLLRVIGKTSTAESLVRTGLDREHGLMKMKHVWFGAVGFKDEELQNPDIVVIVYLRLGEFGKDAAPMALKMIDKWEKIRSAQK
- a CDS encoding porin gives rise to the protein MKKLFKSVLFAAVLGSGATSLGLPVGNPGEPSLLIDGVLWEGASGDPCDPCSTWCDALSLRAGFFGDYVFNRLLKTDVPAQFQGMAAMVSGGTVSNATTPVSRANIATHKNMTQSELYTNAGYLALNIWDRFDVFCTLGTTNAYIKGSSAAFNLIGLIGKAADPGNALDASKTRPNANIANAFVELYTDAEFSWSIGARGALWECGCATLGAEFQYAQAKPEISQINVVSNVAQFSIAHPKGFIGEDAKLPLPYLTTEKSPDMSKTKSLSANYNEWQIGLALAYRLNFISPYVGIKWSRAKIDFDGAYIAQPQLTEAEEKLDMQTWNPTLFGTKATGAADEDVLTQVSVTLNKLKSRKSTGFVTGATLIDADKFAVTVEGRFIDEKAVHVNGQFRF
- the rpsB gene encoding 30S ribosomal protein S2; amino-acid sequence: MESQNLPITIKELIEAGAHFGHQKRRWNPKMKRFIFEERNGLYIINLAKTLQKIREAVPCVKKVVGEHKSILFVGTKKQAKGVVREAAEASGEFYVCERWLGGMLTNMSTIRQSVKTLEKTEHELVAGQDYLTKKELSLLAKKRAKLDRNLSGVRFMKQLPGLLVVVDPSYERIAVAEAKKLGIPVLALVDTNCDPTPIDHIIPCNDDSLKSIKLVVNVVRDAVVAEKTRLGIAISPPEESLAASNISSAHSSTAEQMLSMKFDDGGRENES
- the tsf gene encoding translation elongation factor Ts, producing MKANTSMEDIKTLRAQTGVGLTKCKEALEASEGDLEKAVLYLRKLGLASAGKKESRETKEGLIGAWADGKGFSLIEVNVETDFVASNDVFKGFVKNLVGALHAFASDDLEKFLALPYPEDPSVTVDQQRAVVMQTVGENIRINKIAFRSSGKNGKESCGIYSHGNGKNVAVVVIEGCDKCDALAKDIAMHVVASSPDYICKEDIPSEIIEREKEVIISQIQGKPQSVVDKIVEGKLSSFYKEVCLLEQPFVKDPDKTVGQLLEEQGKANGVSLTLTYFSNWKIGA
- the pyrH gene encoding UMP kinase, which codes for MSSLPKRVLFKISGESLAKESGGGLDEVRLSAMVGELRRVKNLGVQTIVVIGGGNILRGLEKEKELQINRVSADQMGMLATLINGMALADALKAEGISCLLTSTLSCPQVADLYNPEKALDALTSEKIVICTTGAGTPYLTTDTAAALRACELRVDLLLKATMHVDGVYDKDPRKFDDAIRYDRISYREFLTKQLGAMDASAVTLCRDGNVPIRVFCLSRYSLENALLDDSIGSLICKEE